A genomic window from Tolypothrix sp. PCC 7910 includes:
- a CDS encoding TetR/AcrR family transcriptional regulator has protein sequence MSKRINSPSGRPRSIQANEAILQATLDLLAEVGYQSMSIEAIASRAGVGKTTIYRRYTSKEELVADAIESLRADVAIPDTGTFWGDMDILIDNAAKKILSPLGRQTLALIISTASSNPQFAQVYWTKYIMPRREAFAKILQRAKSRGEIQPDADVDLITDLVSGSLYYALIFKPTAEPVDTYMHRTITLLLQGIGA, from the coding sequence ATGAGTAAGCGAATTAATAGCCCATCTGGACGACCACGCAGCATTCAAGCGAATGAAGCGATTCTGCAAGCAACTCTTGACCTACTAGCGGAAGTAGGGTACCAAAGCATGAGCATAGAAGCGATCGCATCTCGTGCTGGAGTTGGCAAGACAACTATCTATCGACGTTATACTTCTAAAGAAGAACTAGTTGCAGATGCGATCGAAAGCTTAAGAGCAGATGTAGCGATCCCAGATACAGGTACCTTCTGGGGAGACATGGATATCCTCATTGATAATGCAGCTAAAAAAATCTTGAGTCCTCTGGGTCGTCAGACACTCGCTTTAATTATCAGTACAGCCTCAAGCAATCCGCAATTTGCCCAAGTCTACTGGACAAAATATATAATGCCGCGCCGCGAGGCTTTTGCCAAAATTCTGCAAAGAGCCAAATCAAGAGGCGAAATTCAGCCAGATGCAGATGTAGATCTCATCACCGACCTCGTCAGTGGGTCACTCTATTATGCACTGATATTTAAACCCACAGCAGAGCCAGTAGACACCTATATGCATCGTACTATCACTCTGTTGCTTCAAGGGATTGGGGCATAG
- a CDS encoding DHA2 family efflux MFS transporter permease subunit gives MATNIKSSNFNQAGYVQGPLKWAIAFSASLGAILEVIDTSIVNVALTSMQASLGATVSEIGWVVTGYAIANVVLIPLSAWLGDYFGKKNYFIFSLIGFTVASVICGLSVNLPMLIVSRIAQGLFGGGLLAKAQAILFETFPPAEQGLAQAVFGVGVISGPAIGPTLGGYLTDALGWRWIFFINIPFGILAVVMSSMFLPQDKGKSEAKNQAVDWLGIGLLVVAIGCMQTFLEEGEQDDWFSSGFITTLAIASILGLVLFIWRELKTPHPAVDLRVLHHRSLAAGSFLSAIVGMGLYGALFAVPIFAQSILHFTATQTGVLLAPGALASAIVMVMLGKLSTKVDARILIAIGGVGTAMVMFDLSKLTSQTGADDLFWPLVWRGAFTVLMFLPLSLATLGSLPKKDISAGSGFYNLTRQLGGSIGIAILTTLLDKREAFHRAMLLSHLSPYSPETNQRLDLLTAAMQNQGMDATTAHQQALALLSQTVDIQAAVLSFADIFRVVGVAFLCSLPLLLFLGKGGAGAKAPVH, from the coding sequence ATGGCTACCAATATTAAAAGTTCTAATTTTAACCAAGCTGGTTATGTTCAAGGGCCGCTGAAATGGGCGATCGCTTTTTCTGCGTCCCTGGGTGCGATTTTAGAGGTGATTGACACCAGCATTGTCAACGTAGCGCTGACTTCCATGCAAGCCAGTTTAGGGGCTACGGTGAGCGAAATTGGCTGGGTAGTCACCGGATATGCGATCGCCAACGTGGTTTTAATTCCGTTATCAGCTTGGTTGGGTGATTATTTTGGTAAAAAAAATTACTTTATATTTTCACTGATTGGCTTTACTGTCGCCTCAGTTATTTGTGGTCTATCAGTAAATCTGCCCATGCTAATTGTCTCCCGCATTGCCCAAGGATTATTTGGTGGGGGATTGTTAGCAAAAGCTCAAGCTATTTTATTTGAAACCTTTCCTCCTGCAGAACAAGGTTTAGCGCAAGCAGTGTTTGGGGTGGGAGTGATTTCTGGCCCAGCAATTGGCCCGACTTTGGGAGGCTACCTCACCGATGCTTTGGGTTGGCGCTGGATTTTCTTTATTAATATTCCCTTTGGGATCTTGGCAGTAGTGATGTCTTCAATGTTTTTACCGCAGGATAAAGGTAAAAGTGAAGCAAAAAACCAAGCCGTCGATTGGTTGGGGATCGGGTTATTGGTGGTTGCTATTGGTTGTATGCAAACCTTTTTAGAAGAAGGGGAACAGGACGATTGGTTTTCCTCCGGTTTTATTACCACCTTAGCTATTGCCAGTATTTTAGGATTGGTGCTGTTTATTTGGCGAGAACTGAAAACGCCTCATCCGGCTGTGGATTTAAGAGTATTGCATCATCGTTCCTTAGCTGCGGGGAGTTTTTTATCTGCAATTGTGGGGATGGGATTGTATGGCGCATTATTTGCTGTACCAATTTTTGCCCAAAGTATCCTGCATTTCACCGCCACCCAAACAGGAGTTTTACTAGCACCAGGAGCGTTAGCATCAGCAATTGTCATGGTGATGTTAGGTAAATTGTCTACCAAAGTCGATGCCAGAATTTTAATTGCGATCGGTGGTGTGGGAACAGCAATGGTGATGTTTGATTTATCAAAACTCACTTCTCAAACGGGAGCCGATGATTTATTTTGGCCCTTGGTATGGCGTGGAGCCTTTACAGTTCTAATGTTTCTGCCCTTAAGTTTGGCAACTTTAGGCTCACTTCCCAAAAAAGACATTTCCGCCGGTTCTGGCTTTTATAACCTCACCCGGCAGCTTGGTGGTAGCATCGGCATTGCCATACTCACCACCCTGCTAGATAAAAGAGAAGCGTTTCATCGCGCTATGCTTTTATCTCACCTTAGCCCTTACAGTCCCGAAACTAATCAACGCCTTGACTTGCTCACCGCAGCAATGCAAAACCAAGGTATGGATGCAACAACAGCCCATCAACAAGCACTGGCTTTACTGAGTCAAACAGTAGATATTCAAGCAGCGGTGTTGTCTTTTGCAGATATCTTTCGAGTTGTGGGAGTGGCGTTTCTCTGCTCATTGCCTTTATTACTCTTTTTAGGCAAAGGTGGCGCGGGAGCAAAAGCACCAGTACATTGA
- the patD gene encoding heterocyst frequency control protein PatD — MSLNQEKYQDLANLLEQFRSDANKTTLDASELRQRLASLNQLFGQQILPLSELNSREQSYRTEIGKQLRLLEIDIMFFQGARQVSTAQARRQTISDRLTTLIQYCDAILRPEDTEEKS; from the coding sequence ATGTCTCTAAATCAAGAGAAATATCAGGACTTGGCAAATTTGTTAGAGCAATTCCGCTCTGATGCCAACAAGACCACACTAGATGCAAGCGAACTGCGACAGCGTTTAGCCTCCTTAAATCAATTGTTTGGGCAGCAGATTTTACCTTTATCTGAACTGAATTCGCGAGAGCAGTCTTATCGGACTGAGATTGGCAAGCAGTTGCGCCTATTGGAAATTGACATAATGTTTTTCCAAGGAGCAAGGCAGGTATCAACTGCACAAGCCAGGCGGCAAACCATTAGCGATCGCTTGACAACTCTCATCCAATATTGCGATGCTATCCTGCGACCAGAAGATACAGAGGAGAAATCATGA
- a CDS encoding HPP family protein yields the protein MKGYLPKGRLSSTYLSRFNYEYVQDKWKSYCFKIRGTRRSSALDRPHHKHIFWSWCGSFIGIAATAYLSIKMNSPLLMAPFGATSVLIFGIPDSPLAQPRNVIGGNFVAALVSLTILHLFGSEPWAMGMAVATAIGMMQLTATLHPPSGAVALVVMMTKASWQFLLTPALEGSIILVLCAVVFNNLAHERTYPKYWF from the coding sequence ATGAAAGGTTATTTACCCAAAGGGCGGCTTTCTTCAACATATTTAAGCAGATTTAATTATGAATATGTTCAAGATAAATGGAAAAGTTACTGCTTTAAAATACGTGGAACTAGACGTTCATCTGCTTTAGATAGACCTCACCACAAACACATCTTTTGGAGTTGGTGCGGCAGTTTTATTGGCATAGCAGCAACAGCTTACCTGTCTATAAAAATGAATTCTCCGTTATTGATGGCTCCCTTTGGTGCGACAAGCGTATTAATCTTTGGTATACCTGATAGTCCTTTAGCCCAACCTCGGAATGTAATAGGTGGTAATTTTGTAGCAGCATTAGTTAGTCTGACTATTCTGCATCTTTTCGGTTCAGAACCTTGGGCTATGGGAATGGCTGTAGCTACAGCTATTGGGATGATGCAACTTACTGCAACCTTACATCCTCCTTCTGGTGCTGTTGCATTAGTTGTGATGATGACGAAAGCATCCTGGCAATTTCTCTTAACTCCCGCCTTAGAAGGTTCGATAATTTTGGTTCTTTGTGCCGTAGTATTCAATAATTTGGCACACGAGCGAACATACCCTAAGTATTGGTTCTAA
- a CDS encoding bifunctional (p)ppGpp synthetase/guanosine-3',5'-bis(diphosphate) 3'-pyrophosphohydrolase codes for MSTIVVNSSIDVPLPEWLKKCLKESYRNGGAAEDDRRHNDTVLIARAFQFAYQLHQGQYRKSGEPYICHPVAVAGLLRDLGGSAAMIAAGFLHDVVEDTDITIEQIEELFDSEVRQLVEGVTKLSKINFKSKTESQAENFRRMFLAMAQDIRVIVVKLADRLHNMRTLQFMPDEKRRRIAQETRDIFAPLANRLGIWHLKWELEDLSFKYLEPEAFREIQQHVSEKRTSREEKLAKATAILRDRLQQAGIKCLDISGRPKHLYSIYQKMQRQQKEFHEIYDLAALRIIVETNEECYRALAIVHDAFRPIPGRFKDYIGLPKPNRYQSLHTGVIGLTGRPLEVQIRTMEMHHIAEYGIAAHWKYKETGNSNNSHLTATDEKFTWLRQLLEWQSDLKDAQEYLDSVKDNLFEDDVYVFTPKGDVIPLSPGSTSIDFAYRIHTEVGNHCAGAKVNGRMVPLSTRLHNGDIVEVMTQKNSHPSLDWLNFVRTSAAKYRIKQWYKRSRREENVARGRELLEKELGKTGFESLLKSDAMHSVAEKCNYHSVEDLLAGLGYGEITLNLVLNRWREVVKAQQPMVVAPPFLPKESAASAKALRDAPATHSRASDSPIVGVEGLVYHLAGCCTPIPGEPIIGVVTRGRGISIHRQGCNNLESVEYERLVPVGWNNATEHSARPHTYPVNVQIEALDRVGVLKDILSRLSDQGINVRHAQVKTAIGQPALMDLGIEIRDRPQLEQVFTQIKKMSDILNIRRVGQLEDS; via the coding sequence ATGAGTACCATAGTTGTCAATTCTTCCATTGATGTTCCTCTTCCGGAGTGGCTCAAGAAATGTTTAAAAGAGTCATACAGAAATGGTGGCGCAGCGGAAGACGATCGAAGGCATAATGATACAGTTTTAATTGCTCGGGCATTCCAATTCGCTTATCAACTGCATCAAGGGCAATACCGAAAATCGGGAGAACCATATATTTGTCATCCCGTTGCAGTAGCAGGATTACTGCGTGACTTAGGCGGTAGTGCTGCTATGATAGCAGCTGGATTTCTTCACGATGTAGTTGAAGATACAGATATTACAATTGAACAAATAGAAGAGCTATTTGATTCAGAAGTACGGCAATTAGTAGAAGGTGTCACCAAACTTTCTAAAATAAATTTCAAAAGCAAAACCGAAAGTCAAGCAGAAAATTTTCGGCGGATGTTTTTGGCAATGGCGCAAGATATTCGCGTGATTGTAGTGAAGTTGGCTGACCGTCTACATAATATGCGAACTCTGCAATTTATGCCAGATGAAAAACGCCGTCGCATTGCTCAAGAAACCAGAGATATTTTTGCACCCTTAGCTAATCGTTTGGGGATCTGGCACTTGAAATGGGAATTAGAAGATTTATCTTTTAAATATTTAGAGCCAGAAGCTTTTCGTGAAATTCAACAGCACGTTTCCGAGAAACGGACATCACGGGAAGAGAAATTAGCAAAGGCTACAGCAATTTTACGCGATCGCCTACAACAAGCTGGCATTAAATGCCTTGATATTAGTGGTCGTCCTAAGCATCTTTATAGTATTTACCAAAAGATGCAACGACAGCAAAAAGAATTTCATGAAATTTATGATTTGGCAGCACTGCGGATTATTGTTGAGACCAATGAAGAATGCTATCGTGCTTTAGCTATAGTGCATGATGCCTTTCGCCCAATTCCTGGTAGATTTAAAGATTATATTGGGCTACCAAAACCAAACCGGTATCAGTCATTACATACTGGCGTAATTGGGCTGACTGGTCGTCCTTTAGAAGTGCAAATCCGGACGATGGAAATGCACCATATTGCTGAGTATGGAATTGCTGCCCATTGGAAATATAAAGAAACAGGCAATTCTAATAATAGCCATTTAACAGCCACAGATGAGAAATTTACATGGTTGCGGCAACTCCTAGAATGGCAAAGTGACTTAAAGGATGCTCAAGAATATCTTGATAGCGTTAAAGATAATTTATTTGAAGATGATGTTTATGTTTTCACTCCTAAAGGTGATGTAATTCCTTTAAGTCCTGGTTCTACAAGTATAGATTTTGCTTATCGCATTCATACTGAAGTAGGTAACCACTGTGCCGGAGCTAAAGTCAATGGGCGAATGGTACCACTGTCAACACGGTTGCACAATGGCGATATTGTGGAAGTTATGACGCAAAAGAACAGCCATCCTAGCTTAGATTGGTTGAACTTTGTCAGAACCTCCGCAGCTAAATATCGCATTAAACAATGGTATAAGCGATCGCGTCGGGAAGAAAACGTGGCTCGAGGTCGAGAATTATTAGAAAAAGAACTGGGTAAAACAGGTTTTGAAAGTCTGCTGAAATCAGACGCAATGCACAGTGTTGCCGAAAAATGTAACTACCACAGCGTTGAAGATTTACTTGCAGGGTTGGGTTACGGAGAAATTACGCTGAACTTAGTACTGAACCGTTGGCGAGAAGTGGTGAAAGCACAACAACCTATGGTTGTTGCACCCCCATTTTTACCCAAAGAATCTGCGGCCAGTGCCAAAGCTTTGCGGGATGCACCTGCAACGCATTCCCGCGCCAGCGATTCGCCAATTGTTGGGGTAGAAGGTTTGGTGTATCACCTGGCTGGGTGTTGTACCCCAATTCCAGGGGAACCGATTATTGGCGTAGTTACCCGCGGCCGCGGAATTTCTATTCATCGCCAAGGGTGTAATAATCTCGAAAGTGTGGAATATGAACGGCTAGTACCAGTAGGCTGGAACAACGCCACCGAACATAGCGCACGTCCCCATACTTACCCCGTGAACGTGCAAATTGAAGCCCTCGATCGCGTCGGAGTCTTAAAAGATATTTTGTCACGTTTAAGCGACCAGGGGATCAACGTTCGCCATGCTCAGGTAAAAACTGCGATCGGACAACCAGCATTAATGGACTTAGGTATAGAAATACGCGATCGCCCACAACTAGAGCAAGTGTTTACCCAAATTAAAAAAATGAGCGACATTCTCAATATACGTCGCGTCGGTCAACTAGAAGATTCGTAG
- a CDS encoding CAAD domain-containing protein, whose amino-acid sequence MQTQVQPPRYVEPISTTDNVEASYTSDQTTIDSSAAETLSTVTDEAQSENQGTEIGRKTAEFLERLPKNVANFVNEYKFPVISFAVLVATVIALRMLVAITDAIDDIPFLASFFQLIGFSYVIWIVSRYFLKASTRQELAGEVDSAKEQITDSNAS is encoded by the coding sequence ATGCAAACTCAAGTACAACCACCAAGATATGTTGAGCCTATCTCCACTACTGATAATGTTGAGGCTTCTTATACAAGCGATCAGACAACAATTGACAGTTCAGCAGCAGAAACTTTGTCAACGGTAACCGATGAGGCTCAATCTGAAAATCAAGGTACAGAAATAGGGAGAAAAACTGCGGAATTTTTGGAAAGGTTACCGAAAAATGTAGCTAATTTCGTCAATGAATACAAGTTTCCTGTCATTAGCTTTGCTGTGCTTGTCGCAACAGTAATCGCTCTCAGAATGTTAGTGGCAATTACAGATGCCATCGATGATATTCCATTCCTGGCTTCATTTTTTCAGTTGATTGGATTTAGCTATGTCATCTGGATTGTCTCCCGCTATTTCTTGAAAGCTTCAACTCGCCAAGAGTTAGCAGGAGAAGTTGATTCAGCTAAAGAACAAATTACAGATAGCAATGCTTCTTAA
- a CDS encoding hydantoinase/oxoprolinase family protein, which produces MLKFFADRGGTFTDIVAVTNNQKIIERLLKHPERFLIVNLPNQQWIIVYKLLSENPEQYQDAAIQGIRDIIGISQDEAIPTEAIEVIKMGTTVATNALLERKGDRVVLIITKGFQDALRIGYQNRPDIFARHIVLPTMLYEQVIEVEERYDAQGNELIAVNLAQVKQDLQAVYNTGIRSCAIVFMHSDRYPNHEQQVYQIAQEIGFTQISVSHQVSPLMKLVSRGDTTVVDAYLTPILRRYVNQVASQLPGVRLMFMKSDGGLVAAQQFQGKDSILSGPAGGIVGAVQTSKRAGFDFVITFDMGGTSTDVAHFKGEYERQLESEIAGARMRVPVLAINTIAAGGGSILFFDGSSYRVGPESAGSNPGPACYRRGGPLAVTDANVMLGKIHPQYFPAVFGINGNLPLDKEIVTAKFTQLAQDIKTATGNNRTPEQVAAGFIAIAVENMANAIKKISLQRGYDVTQYVLCCFGGAGAQVACLIADTLGMKKIFLHPYAGVLSAYGMGLADIRAIREKGVEQALSSALIPELQDLIINLSNQAVNEISDNDNNQKPEKVAKLNLKYAGTNSILTIDFNLDAAAMLECFEAEHKSRYGFVQIEKQLIVESVSVELIQKMDTPEEPLVTRTRSLEEKPKSFEQVRMFAENKWHNTPVYQREDLQPEDIINGPAIIVEKISTIVVEPKWQARLTERNHLILQHL; this is translated from the coding sequence ATGTTAAAATTCTTTGCTGACCGTGGTGGAACATTCACCGATATTGTTGCAGTTACAAATAATCAAAAAATTATAGAGAGATTATTAAAGCATCCTGAACGGTTTTTAATTGTAAATCTGCCTAATCAGCAATGGATTATCGTTTATAAATTACTATCAGAAAATCCTGAACAATATCAAGATGCAGCTATTCAAGGTATTCGGGATATTATTGGGATTTCCCAGGATGAGGCTATTCCTACGGAAGCCATAGAAGTAATAAAAATGGGGACAACAGTAGCCACCAATGCACTGTTAGAAAGAAAAGGGGATAGAGTCGTACTAATAATTACCAAAGGCTTTCAAGATGCGTTGCGAATTGGCTACCAAAATCGTCCTGATATTTTTGCCCGTCATATTGTTTTACCAACGATGCTTTATGAGCAGGTAATTGAAGTAGAAGAACGCTATGATGCACAAGGTAATGAATTAATAGCCGTTAATCTTGCACAAGTTAAACAAGACTTACAAGCAGTTTACAACACAGGCATTCGCAGTTGTGCCATTGTTTTTATGCACAGCGATCGCTATCCTAATCACGAGCAACAAGTATATCAAATTGCCCAAGAAATTGGATTTACACAAATATCTGTATCTCATCAAGTTAGCCCTTTAATGAAATTGGTTAGCCGCGGTGATACAACAGTTGTCGATGCTTATTTAACCCCGATATTGCGGCGCTATGTTAACCAAGTAGCGAGTCAATTACCGGGAGTCAGATTAATGTTTATGAAATCTGACGGTGGTTTAGTCGCAGCCCAACAATTTCAAGGTAAAGATAGTATTTTAAGTGGCCCGGCTGGGGGAATTGTTGGTGCAGTTCAAACTAGTAAAAGGGCAGGTTTTGATTTTGTTATTACCTTTGATATGGGCGGAACTAGTACTGATGTTGCCCATTTTAAAGGAGAATATGAACGTCAATTAGAATCAGAAATTGCTGGTGCGAGGATGCGAGTTCCGGTATTAGCAATTAATACAATTGCGGCTGGTGGCGGTTCAATTTTGTTTTTTGATGGTTCTAGTTATCGCGTGGGGCCAGAATCCGCTGGTTCTAATCCTGGCCCTGCTTGTTATCGCCGTGGCGGACCTTTAGCGGTAACTGATGCTAATGTGATGTTAGGTAAAATTCACCCACAATATTTTCCGGCAGTTTTTGGTATTAATGGCAATTTACCTTTAGATAAAGAGATTGTTACAGCTAAATTTACCCAGTTAGCACAAGATATCAAAACAGCAACAGGTAACAATCGTACACCCGAACAAGTAGCCGCAGGATTTATTGCGATCGCAGTAGAGAATATGGCCAATGCCATTAAAAAAATTAGTCTCCAGCGGGGTTATGATGTCACGCAATATGTACTTTGTTGTTTTGGCGGTGCTGGCGCACAAGTTGCTTGTTTAATTGCTGATACTTTAGGCATGAAGAAAATATTTCTTCACCCTTATGCTGGGGTTTTATCTGCTTATGGTATGGGTTTAGCTGATATCCGAGCTATTAGAGAAAAGGGAGTAGAACAGGCTTTATCATCAGCATTAATACCAGAATTACAAGATTTAATCATTAATTTATCAAATCAAGCAGTAAATGAAATTAGCGATAATGACAATAATCAAAAACCGGAAAAAGTTGCTAAACTAAATTTAAAATATGCAGGTACTAACTCAATATTAACTATTGATTTCAATCTCGATGCAGCAGCAATGCTAGAATGTTTTGAAGCTGAACATAAATCCCGTTATGGTTTCGTTCAAATTGAAAAGCAATTAATTGTTGAATCTGTCTCAGTTGAATTAATTCAAAAAATGGATACTCCCGAAGAACCTTTGGTAACTCGCACTCGTTCTTTAGAAGAAAAGCCTAAATCTTTTGAGCAAGTCAGGATGTTTGCTGAGAATAAATGGCATAATACACCCGTTTATCAACGAGAGGATTTACAACCAGAAGATATTATTAATGGCCCTGCTATCATTGTAGAAAAGATTAGCACGATTGTAGTTGAACCTAAGTGGCAAGCAAGATTGACTGAGCGCAATCATTTAATTTTGCAACATTTATAA